One genomic segment of Desulfurobacterium indicum includes these proteins:
- a CDS encoding D-alanine--D-alanine ligase, whose product MIVVLKGGPSPEAEVSRKSAAAVVKALKNLGYEVLDLELDENVAKNLIELKPQKVFIALHGVPGEDGSVQGLLETLRIPYTGCGVESSAICMDKDATKRILKSFGIPVPAGETYFSKKEVDWIEIPCVVKPARTGSTVGISVVKKQEELEKAVELAFKYDTKIIIEEFIEGRELTIPVLNGKALPIVGIIPEGGFYDYEAKYKKHTTKYEVPTQIPEKIAKKIRKLAEKIFHILECKGAVRIDLRLDEMNVPYILEVNTIPGMTERSLLPKSAEAAGITFEELIEEILKG is encoded by the coding sequence GTGATAGTTGTTCTTAAAGGAGGACCTTCACCAGAAGCAGAAGTTTCCAGAAAAAGCGCAGCCGCTGTTGTAAAAGCTCTGAAAAACCTTGGATATGAAGTTTTAGACCTTGAACTTGACGAAAACGTAGCAAAAAACTTGATAGAACTTAAACCCCAAAAAGTTTTTATAGCCCTGCACGGCGTCCCGGGAGAAGACGGCTCTGTTCAGGGGCTTTTAGAAACACTGAGAATACCATACACCGGCTGCGGAGTCGAGTCAAGTGCAATATGCATGGACAAAGACGCGACAAAACGCATCCTGAAAAGTTTTGGCATTCCAGTTCCTGCCGGAGAAACCTACTTCTCCAAAAAAGAAGTCGATTGGATAGAGATACCTTGTGTCGTAAAACCTGCCAGAACAGGCTCAACAGTAGGTATATCCGTCGTAAAAAAACAGGAAGAACTCGAAAAAGCAGTTGAATTGGCTTTTAAATATGACACAAAAATAATTATAGAAGAATTTATAGAAGGAAGAGAACTAACGATTCCTGTATTAAACGGGAAAGCCCTTCCGATCGTAGGAATTATCCCTGAAGGTGGATTCTACGATTACGAAGCAAAATACAAGAAACACACCACAAAATATGAAGTCCCAACTCAGATACCTGAAAAAATTGCTAAAAAAATAAGAAAACTGGCTGAAAAAATATTCCACATTTTAGAATGTAAAGGCGCCGTAAGAATAGATTTAAGGCTCGACGAAATGAACGTTCCCTATATACTCGAAGTAAACACGATTCCTGGAATGACAGAACGCAGTCTGCTCCCGAAGTCGGCAGAAGCAGCGGGAATAACATTTGAAGAACTCATCGAGGAAATTCTTAAAGGATGA
- a CDS encoding cell division protein FtsA, with protein MIEEKILTIDLGTTEIRAALGVADRKGNKKIIAMASAPSRGIKSGNISSVVSVKDALNEALNKLKIESATHLPNEAYVIISGTHTLSYKVEAQINFPGIQTIQFKDVNDLKNKAEKELLDKKGPPVKQHYETMHIIPQEFIIENLTGIQNPVGHSGRELAMKALIVLVTKHTKRTIEELLKDCGLKLNGLILQSLAAFYGTKGKEKTYFNNNLFIYMGAGTTEYFYFREDKPVFNKYIPDGGNDIIEFILSKLKLNRKEIEKLFLEHGSAYAFKVPQNEYITISLGGKLAKLPKIVIPALVQIRLKKILKDIKTELENTDPSMVVNLNKIYLAGGLTKLKDIDILTKKIFKAPVEICHPDYNVLDLSLTPVIGGINYIAATRKPEGKLFEVKDDIIPKRHEAGFFGWFKRLIDQLI; from the coding sequence ATGATTGAAGAAAAAATACTTACCATAGATTTAGGGACAACCGAAATAAGAGCAGCCCTTGGCGTTGCAGACAGGAAAGGGAACAAAAAAATCATAGCCATGGCGTCTGCTCCTTCCAGAGGAATAAAAAGCGGAAACATATCCAGCGTAGTTTCCGTAAAAGACGCTCTCAACGAAGCCCTAAACAAGCTTAAAATAGAATCAGCAACGCATCTACCTAACGAGGCATACGTAATAATTTCAGGAACACATACATTAAGCTACAAAGTCGAAGCACAAATAAACTTTCCCGGTATTCAGACAATTCAATTCAAAGATGTAAATGATTTAAAAAATAAAGCGGAAAAAGAGCTTCTTGACAAAAAAGGACCACCTGTCAAACAACATTATGAAACAATGCATATTATTCCGCAAGAGTTCATAATAGAAAATTTGACAGGTATTCAAAATCCGGTAGGGCACAGCGGCAGAGAGCTTGCCATGAAAGCTCTCATCGTTCTTGTTACTAAACACACAAAAAGAACCATAGAAGAGCTTTTAAAAGACTGCGGACTTAAACTAAATGGGCTCATTCTCCAATCCCTTGCAGCATTTTACGGTACGAAAGGAAAAGAAAAAACATACTTTAACAATAACCTTTTCATATATATGGGCGCCGGAACTACTGAATACTTCTACTTTAGAGAAGATAAACCCGTATTTAACAAGTATATCCCTGACGGTGGAAACGACATAATAGAATTTATCTTAAGCAAGCTGAAACTTAACAGAAAAGAGATTGAGAAACTGTTTCTGGAACACGGAAGTGCTTACGCGTTCAAAGTTCCTCAAAATGAATACATCACAATCTCTCTTGGTGGTAAACTTGCCAAATTACCGAAGATTGTTATTCCTGCTCTGGTGCAGATAAGATTGAAAAAAATCCTCAAAGATATAAAAACGGAGCTTGAAAACACAGACCCCTCAATGGTTGTAAATTTGAATAAAATCTACCTTGCAGGGGGACTTACAAAACTTAAAGATATAGACATTCTAACCAAAAAAATATTTAAAGCACCCGTAGAAATATGCCACCCTGACTACAACGTCTTAGACCTTTCACTGACACCTGTAATCGGAGGTATAAACTACATAGCTGCGACAAGAAAACCGGAAGGAAAGCTCTTTGAAGTAAAGGACGATATAATTCCAAAAAGGCACGAAGCCGGCTTTTTTGGATGGTTTAAAAGACTTATTGATCAATTAATCTGA
- the ftsZ gene encoding cell division protein FtsZ: MFDIAEESFLGPVIKVIGVGGGGGNAVSRMFENGIEGVDFVVINTDAQVLSKSPIPIKVQIGEKLTKGLGAGGKPEIGEQAALEDEPKIREVLEGADMVFITAGMGGGTGTGAAPIVAKIAKDMGILTVGVVTRPFDFEGRKRHEYAEQGIRRLKEFVDTLMVVPNQKLLTVAPKDMSILNAFKLADNVLYQAVKGITEVITRPGLINLDFADVKAVMHSGGYALMGTGEASGEDRALTAARKAIDNPLLENVQVEGASRILVNITGGTDLTLDEAYAAAGLIKERAKRDDTNFYFGVTLDESLEDSIQVTVIATGFDEKGRPTFLPGFTSSSSSSAFGGRKESEEEVVDLNIDIASLLEQLKDEE; this comes from the coding sequence ATGTTTGACATAGCAGAAGAAAGTTTCCTGGGGCCAGTTATAAAAGTAATAGGTGTAGGAGGAGGCGGCGGAAATGCCGTATCACGAATGTTTGAAAACGGTATAGAAGGTGTTGATTTTGTCGTCATAAATACAGACGCACAAGTTCTATCAAAATCACCGATTCCGATAAAAGTTCAGATAGGTGAGAAATTAACAAAAGGGCTCGGTGCTGGTGGAAAACCTGAAATCGGTGAACAAGCAGCACTTGAAGACGAACCAAAGATAAGGGAAGTTCTTGAAGGCGCTGACATGGTATTTATCACCGCAGGAATGGGAGGAGGAACAGGAACAGGTGCCGCTCCAATAGTCGCAAAAATAGCGAAAGATATGGGAATTCTTACTGTCGGGGTAGTTACAAGACCTTTCGACTTTGAAGGAAGAAAACGTCACGAATATGCAGAACAGGGAATAAGGAGATTGAAAGAATTTGTCGACACACTTATGGTTGTTCCGAACCAAAAACTACTGACCGTTGCACCGAAAGATATGAGCATACTTAACGCATTTAAACTTGCAGACAACGTTCTATATCAAGCCGTAAAAGGAATAACAGAAGTTATAACAAGACCAGGGCTTATCAACCTTGACTTTGCTGATGTAAAAGCCGTAATGCACAGCGGCGGTTATGCACTAATGGGAACCGGCGAAGCAAGCGGAGAAGACAGAGCTCTTACAGCAGCAAGGAAAGCAATAGACAACCCGCTCCTTGAAAATGTTCAGGTAGAAGGAGCAAGCAGAATTCTTGTAAACATAACAGGTGGAACAGATCTTACACTTGACGAAGCCTACGCCGCAGCAGGTCTCATCAAAGAAAGAGCTAAAAGGGACGACACAAACTTCTACTTTGGTGTTACCCTCGACGAATCCCTGGAAGACTCAATACAGGTTACTGTAATAGCAACAGGATTTGACGAGAAGGGAAGACCAACATTTCTACCAGGATTTACATCTTCATCTTCCTCTTCAGCCTTCGGCGGAAGAAAGGAATCTGAAGAGGAAGTTGTTGACCTTAACATCGATATAGCAAGTCTGCTGGAACAGCTTAAAGACGAAGAGTGA
- a CDS encoding radical SAM protein produces MIELNPLCNHLQAKKEDLQVCLIYPGEPFSGFSSLAISNIYSNLNTIDGVSCDIGFGTQKLSFFLEKPFVEFDILAFSITYEEHLFEVIRTLINWNIKPERDKREHSSPLIFAGGIGVFYNPAPFLPIFDVIYLGEAEERMEKMFKNLAGKKNKQELLETMSEFDNIIISENYRFQYEKDRIKDFSGDVKKIFRSSEYSRRLSCSCFITEETAFKGMALIELSRGCPEKCRFCVAQAMGLPYREKEIDLIEKEIKAASKITNRVGLIGTAVTDYSKMEQLYNLLKKYNMKASFSSLRVSSTSDHVLKIVKESGQKTVTIAPEAGREEKRMALNKKVTDAQFFDFCHRLFENGAENLKLYFLIGIPEESDEDIEAIVSMTLKFKEIAMYFWKKRKKTGKITLSLNPLIPKPFTPMQWFGMPPKNLLDKRIKLLGKLIRKIPNVELTFENTRNAVIQAVISRGDDRIGIAAINTIKDKTSFKKSLKELRLKIELLYTREREKEELFPWEIVNSGIKKDYLWHEYMKIFEGKPSPACFKGCKACGLCE; encoded by the coding sequence GTGATTGAGCTAAATCCTTTATGTAATCACCTGCAGGCCAAAAAAGAAGACCTGCAGGTATGCCTAATCTATCCGGGAGAACCATTTTCGGGTTTTTCAAGCCTTGCCATTTCAAATATCTACTCCAACCTAAACACCATAGATGGAGTTTCTTGTGATATAGGTTTCGGAACGCAAAAACTCAGTTTCTTTCTAGAAAAACCTTTCGTCGAATTTGACATATTAGCTTTTTCCATAACCTATGAAGAACACCTGTTTGAAGTAATCAGAACATTAATCAACTGGAACATAAAACCGGAAAGAGACAAAAGGGAACATTCTTCTCCATTAATCTTTGCCGGCGGAATAGGAGTCTTCTACAATCCTGCTCCATTCCTCCCGATATTTGACGTCATATATTTAGGAGAAGCTGAAGAAAGAATGGAAAAAATGTTTAAAAACCTGGCAGGGAAGAAAAACAAACAAGAATTATTGGAAACAATGTCAGAGTTTGACAACATTATCATCTCCGAAAACTACCGTTTCCAATATGAAAAAGACAGAATAAAAGATTTTTCCGGCGATGTAAAAAAAATATTCCGCTCATCTGAATATTCCCGGAGATTATCCTGCTCTTGCTTCATAACGGAAGAAACCGCATTCAAAGGAATGGCACTGATAGAACTTAGCAGAGGATGTCCAGAAAAATGCCGATTCTGCGTTGCTCAAGCAATGGGACTTCCATACAGGGAAAAAGAAATAGACCTCATAGAAAAAGAGATAAAAGCTGCGTCGAAAATAACGAACAGAGTTGGACTGATAGGAACAGCTGTTACCGATTACTCCAAAATGGAACAACTCTACAATTTATTGAAAAAATACAATATGAAAGCATCCTTTTCTTCCCTAAGAGTTTCCTCAACATCAGACCACGTTTTAAAAATAGTAAAGGAGTCAGGACAAAAGACGGTAACCATAGCACCTGAGGCGGGAAGAGAAGAAAAGCGCATGGCACTTAACAAAAAAGTGACCGATGCACAATTTTTTGACTTCTGCCACAGACTGTTTGAAAACGGAGCCGAAAATCTAAAACTCTATTTTTTAATAGGTATTCCAGAAGAATCGGATGAGGACATAGAAGCAATAGTATCCATGACTTTAAAATTTAAAGAGATAGCCATGTATTTCTGGAAAAAAAGAAAAAAAACGGGGAAGATAACCTTAAGTCTCAATCCACTAATACCTAAACCATTTACACCAATGCAGTGGTTCGGAATGCCGCCTAAAAATCTCTTAGATAAAAGAATTAAACTTTTAGGAAAACTTATCAGAAAAATACCAAACGTAGAGCTCACATTTGAAAACACCAGAAACGCCGTCATACAGGCGGTTATTTCAAGAGGAGACGATCGTATCGGAATAGCTGCTATCAACACTATAAAAGACAAAACGAGCTTCAAAAAAAGCCTTAAAGAACTGAGACTTAAGATAGAACTTCTCTACACCCGTGAAAGGGAAAAAGAAGAGCTATTCCCCTGGGAAATCGTTAACAGTGGAATCAAAAAAGACTACCTATGGCATGAATATATGAAAATATTTGAAGGAAAACCATCCCCCGCATGCTTCAAAGGATGCAAAGCATGCGGACTGTGCGAATAA
- a CDS encoding zinc ribbon domain-containing protein — protein sequence MNVMDVLDELLELQDVEISILREKNQLARLKDKRKELLRKRKELKERLVSLENEISKVKASIEDLKNFIVYKQDRLEELRKQKEHATSRKSFKEILRQIAKAEDEIIRAKAELAKLQVELEELEEKSKDERLFLKEAIGKIDNDLSLLEKEIERQKSKVSKLEDRARTVRKTLPEDICEEYEQLKKKYNGLVFSDISSGACEGCGMSYSSAEFASILKELEPGKTRCPYCGRFVIKLR from the coding sequence ATGAATGTAATGGATGTTCTTGATGAACTACTTGAATTGCAAGATGTAGAGATTTCTATTTTGAGGGAAAAAAATCAACTTGCACGTTTAAAGGATAAAAGAAAGGAGTTACTGAGAAAAAGGAAGGAACTTAAAGAAAGACTTGTTTCTTTGGAAAATGAAATAAGCAAAGTTAAGGCTTCCATTGAAGATCTTAAAAATTTTATCGTTTATAAACAGGATAGGTTGGAAGAACTTCGTAAGCAAAAGGAGCACGCTACAAGTCGTAAGAGTTTTAAGGAAATTTTGAGACAGATAGCGAAAGCTGAAGATGAGATAATAAGAGCGAAAGCTGAGCTTGCCAAATTGCAGGTTGAGCTTGAAGAGCTTGAAGAAAAGTCAAAAGACGAAAGGTTGTTTTTGAAGGAAGCTATTGGAAAGATAGACAATGACTTGAGTTTGCTTGAGAAAGAGATAGAAAGACAGAAGTCAAAAGTTTCAAAACTTGAGGACAGAGCCCGTACCGTTAGAAAAACGTTACCAGAGGATATATGTGAAGAGTATGAGCAGTTAAAAAAGAAGTATAACGGCCTTGTTTTTTCCGATATATCCTCTGGTGCTTGCGAAGGTTGTGGAATGTCTTATTCATCTGCGGAATTTGCTTCCATTTTGAAGGAGCTTGAGCCCGGGAAAACGCGATGTCCTTACTGTGGGAGATTTGTGATAAAGCTCAGATAG